The genomic stretch GACCCGTCTGGTGCCAAAGGTTGAAGGCAAATGATTAGTTACAGCCAAGCACGTTTGTGTTGACCCAGTGCCTTTCACAGGTAGTGAAGTTATCACTGGGGCCCCAGTGGAGtggaaggatgaaaaaaaaatcactaatgCTCCttaaatttctattttgtttatatttttattatactgGGGACCAGAGGCCTTGTAGACACAAGAAGAATAAGAGTGAGGAAGTACCAGAAACCTCACAGTACAGTGAGTAGTTGGAGGCAGGAGATTTGCTTCCCCTGGGCTCCCCATGGCAAGTGGAGTGAGTCCAgcagaggccacagagatgaCAACTCGTGCTGACCCTGGAGGTAGGCAGACAGTCTCCAAAGTTCCCTCAGGATTATGCTGTGAGGGACAGTGCAAGGACACCCTAGGGAGGAGTACCAAGAGCTCTCTGTTCCCTATGGATCCCTTAGTGGCATGGGTGGACATTTTGGCTGGGGAGGCTTTGAACCCACCTCCCCAAGGGAAAAGGCAAGTGTGGAGGACGAGAGTGTTCATGGTGTGTTGCCAGCTGTGCCCTCCCTGACCCCTCGTCTGCCTCTTTTCAGAAACACGAGTTCTTTGTGGACATGACCTGCGAAGGCTGCTCCAACGCGGTCACCCGTGTCCTGCACAGGCTGGGAGGTGAGTCAGTGCTGGGTGTGGTGTGGGACAGCCAGCTCTCTGGAGCAAcaccagctccagagcaggatGGCAGTGCCCTGGGATCCTCCATCTTGAAGAGGAATGCCATGGGTAAAAGCTGGAAGTTGGAAACTTCAGCCCACTCTGCTCTGGGCCTGCTCCTTAGTCAGTAACTAGTCACTGGTTGTTTGCAGGTCTGTGTGACCCTTGGAGAAATGTcaagggagggaggagctgcCGTGGCTGCAGGTGGCTCTGAATCAGCAGGGCCTCACCCTGAACCCTCTGGGAAGGACACTGGTAGACCCCTGCTCAGGCTGCCAGAAGGAAGGGAGGTGGATGTCCTGCCTGGCATTGTTTCCAAGGAGGCCTGGGGTATCTGTGGTGCTTCCCTAGATGTGTCATCAGCAGTCACAGTgaagagctgctgagcagagtGTTTGCTGGTTGTCTGTATAGCCTGTTTTTAATACCACCTGGAAAATTATAACCCATGTCTGCTGTATGCTGGCATTTCCAAGAGAGAAAGATTTAGGCTGCACTCACTGGTTGTGAGGACTTTCTCCCCTCCAAGGGAGAGCAGCTTTCAGTCACCAAGGCAAAGGCCTTACAAGTTCTTCCAGACTCCATTACCAGGCTGTGGCAATCTCACCTTGTCCATGTGTGGTTGTCACCACCTCCATCACTCTTCAACATGCTGGGCAATATCAGCCTCATGTGATGAGGTGGCAGAGCTCTCAAAGCTGATACATACCTacaagttttctgaaaataagcGACTGTATAGAGACTTCATGTCCATTTGTTTTCACTGGGCCGAGAAGGCTCACCCTTATTAGCCACTGGGAAATCCACGTGggaaaatgccttttccttctATTTAGAGCTGTTAGGAACCCCCACCACTGAGGAAACCTGTCCTGACCCTGTCTTAACCGTGTCCATGCTaaaccacagcacaggctgagctgggtgGAGATTGTAGTGGTTGGTTTAAACTCAGTTTTATTCTGGTTACTGCATGAGTACTTGTGCTGGTCCAAGGTGGGGTGAGCAGATTACAGCAGTTGAGAAGCTGTGGTGCCCAGTGCAGAGTTACAGCAGATCTGGCTCCCTTGGTACCGTTGCTGGCAGgacatcagttttattttgctgtctgGTGGTGGTATCAGGGTTTGCTGGCAGGAGATAAATGTCCGTTTGACTGATGGCCTGGGGAGCACAGATATGTGAAGCTGAGCTTTCCCTGTGTTCACACCATTTGGCTGCTCCTAGCTGTGCAAAACTTTCTTTCCTCATAGGTGTCCAGTTTGACATTGACCTGCCCAACAAGAAGGTGTTCATCGACTCGGAGCACAACGTTGACACCCTGTTGGAAACCCTGAAGAAGACTGGAAAGAACACTTCCTACCTTGGGGAGAAGTCTGCTCAGTAGCCTTGCCTGGTGTGAGGAGGTTAGGCATATACCAGGTGTATCCAATGTGGAAGAGAGAGAGCTGAgctttttccagctctcccagttaAACAGGCTTCTTCCTGGGaagcacaaatgaaaaaagaccAGCAGATCCAGCTTCAGCAAACCCCTCATATCAGAGAAGCAGCTGGACCACACACAGCCAGCACCATTTCTGTGTGGGACCCCCTTAGCTACACTGCAAAGCCCATCTGTAGTGGAGAGGTAGAACGCAGCCTCTCTGCCGTTTCCAGGTGAACCTGGAGTTTGCCAGCGCATATCATGGatgaaaacaaatcccaaaGATGTTCAACAGCTGACCAGAGAGAGTGGTGGGCCCCAACAATAGCAGGGAGAGTGATGGGACACAAAGAGCCCTGTGGGTATGTGGTGTGGTGGGTTGGTGCTTAGCACAAGGACCTCCAACAGCTGATTCTCCTGATAACGCTGTTAATCCTCCACTAAACTCAGGGatggaaaaacagcagcaccCTGGCACCCTCATGGATGTAAAATGTTGGGCTTTGAATAGCTCCCAGTGCACAAAGCCCCTGGCCAACTGGACGTCTGTCCCAGTGACAACCTGATTGTTGCAGCCTGTCGGTTTTCCCAGAGTTCCAGTGCTATGAGGACGTGTACAAAACTCTCCtgactgtaaaatatttttgcagacgaggtttaatttcagtgaaagagAATAAAGTGGGAGGAGGGGGGCTGCCCACTCACTGCATGTGCTGTTCTTTAGTGTGCAAGGTTATTAAATTGCATCTCTTAAGAGCTTGTTTCTGTCAGTGGAGCTTTCTGATccaatgacattttttaaatagtctGGTTGGATCATCACAAATACCCAGCACAGATGCGCTGAAACCAGTTCATGCTGATTTAATTCCCAGTCAGTAAATTAAATCAGGGATTTACACCAGCAGGAATTAAACTGATAAAAGAAAGAGTTGAGCTGGTAGTGATGTGTGTGCAATAGATCTGCATTGTTTTAATAGAGTGACTTGACAGATGTAAAATCTGCAGTTTGTTTCATTTGAGTAGGCTCTCAGTGCTTCACAGAAATTGTTTAAAATCATACCTCTAATCAAATAACATCTCCACTTAGAGAGAAACATGCTCTGAATTGATTAGTGCCTCAAATAGTTTTCAGCTTGTGGTATTGACTGCAAGGGGGTTTTTAACTTGCAGGGACTTGTGGATTATGTCTCAAGTGCCTGAAGAATTTAACTATTACGGGAAAGCCAGTCTCAGATAATGTGAATGTGTCCCTTTTCCTGGCCCGGTTTTCTCACCATTTTCCTTACATTACATCAAGGCAGCCAGGGAGTCGGTTTGGCTGACCGACCTGGCagaacttttgttttcctgttgcatTTTAACTGACTTAGAAGCTCTTTGACTTACCCAAGGATTGTAAGATCCAAAACAAAGGTGGCTGAACAGCCCTTGCAAGTAGTTTGCTGCTAAATCACTTCAGcaatcagggggaaaaaaccagtgCTTTAAATTTTACACACCACATTTCCCTCCATAGAGAATATTTTTAGGGGCTAATCTctaaaaggagggagagaagttGCAAATCCTTGGCGTAGATCTCTGGTGGATGAATTTCTCTTGGCTTGTGACCGGCAGAGGGCATCTCTGTATAAGGTTGTCTCCTCTGGGCCTTggtatttttcccatttatttatttatttatttgtgtatttatttattttgcaggaaCTCAAACATGGCTTCAGCAAAAAGATGCCTTAACTGTTTGCATGTTTCCCAGCTTGCTGTGTCATTTGACCTGTGCCAGATGTCAGAAAGCAGaaggctggcaggaggagacaGCTGCATCTTGGGCTTTAGAAATCCAGAGGAGGAggttatgttttctttctagtCCCACAGTAAATCGAGGCGCTGCTTTTAACTTTCAgtgcatgtctgtgtgtcttGTGTGTCTTTGTACTGCTCTGAATGGTTTTCTGTAAAAGAGGTGGCTTTTAGGGATGGGAAACTACCCATTACATGCAAGACAGGTCTCCCAGGAAATTGCACCTATCCTTAGAAGCTGACTGCAACCTTTGCCCGAGGGACATGTCTCAGGAGAACTGTGTTTGAATGTCACTTAGATGCAGGGGATCTGTGTCTTGGCAGttgttttttcctcacagaacaGACAAACTTGCCATTTGGGATGCAAGTTCTGCGAAGAAGGGACTCTGGTAGCCCCTGTAAATCAAGGATAACCACGTGTCCTTTTGAGCTCAGTGGGGCCATGAGGCACAAAGTGTGCAGAAGAGAGTGCCTGAGCTGATGGGAAATACagaagggatggaggaaggagaagggtgTGGGAATCTCCAAGGTCCCTTATTTCCTGGCCCAGTGACCAGTGTTCTGTGCTGTACTGTTGCTTCCTTTTAATTCAGGTTTTCAGCCCAGTGACAGGATTGCATGCCTGTCCCAGTCTGCTGTCTCTCGTTTCACCTGGGAGATATCTCCCATGCCTACCTGTGATATGGGACTTGttctacagaaaggaaaaccaactAAAGTTTGGAGGAGAAGTTTATATTTAGAGATTTTTCACACTTGTACATTAAGGTTACTTTTGACATAGTTGCAGTTTATTCTTTCCTAGAGTGGTGTACTGCTTCAAAATCCCCCTTTACCTTTGATCTAGAGCATGATTAATTGGTGTAGATGCACTTCCAGGGGGCTGGAGTGAGACACTTCAAGGAATGTGTTGCAGAcactttttattactttttaatttaagggAAGCGAAAGGCTACAGTGTAACATCACTGCATTATTTTCTTGCATTAAAATCTCCCAGTGGCAAGAAATTTCCAGAGCCAAGGCCCAGAACCACAACCTATTTCTGCTTTGTGCCTGTGCACTCAGATGCCCAGCAGCACCCATCTAGGGTCCCAGGGAGTGAGTGAACCCCTTTCCCTAGCCCACCCTTGCTGCTCTGAGCTGATGTTTGCCAATCTTGGTTATCATTTATTGCTTTCAGCTTCCTCCCAGGCATGGCTGTTGCTTTGGCATGGAGCTGGATGGCACGTGGTGGCACGGCTGGCCTTGGAGCCAGCAGTCCTTGTGGCCTTTGCTGTCTGCCAGACTGGCAGTGCCCACAGAGGATAACTCCAGTCTGTCTTGCTGTAAACCAGGCTGCTCCTCCTTGGTGTCTGGGCTGCAACCCATGCTACCCACACTCCccttgctgctctgctcccctctccctgctctgttttGGTTAAAGCCTGCTTATCTCTGAGCCAGACAAGGAAAGGTTCTTACCCACAGCCATCCAGGAGGTTCATGCAGATACCTGAAGTGTGTGTGCAGGGTTTGCAGGCTTTCATACCTGATGGCTCGTGGCTTTTGATGTCCTTCTCCTCACTCCCTGTTCCGGAGCAGAGGGATCAGGAGTGACAAGTCTGCATAAGGCCACTTCTCTGTGGTGCCATACCCTGAGGATGCTGATGGGAACAAACAGCTGGGAAGGCACCAAGGGttcccctgagctctgcctcATCCTTCCTTCAGTGGGCCCAGTCTCATTGcatcccctttcctttcccctggccctgtggagaagggaagggagctgctAAGGGTTCTTCTCCAGCCTCCAGAGGAGAGAAGCACTGTGATGGTCACTAACCCCAGCACTCTGGGCATGTTCAGTGAAAGTACCAAAGAACCAGAACAACAACTGTTAGAACAGGGCTGGAGGATGACTCCCAAGCTGCTCCTTGTTTTCTCCACCAAGACCCCAGAAGGACAGCATTGTGTGTGCTCCCCTATCAACCTTGCAGGCTTATCAGGGGACCAGGGCATTGCAACCAGAGCAGGAAATCTGCAGAAcactttttctgcttgtttccctttcctctggATAAGATAAGGTGTTTGGGGAAGACAACCTGCTGGTCCTGCCTCCAGGAGAGTGAGTGCAggaggctctgcagcagcactccTGGAGCAGTGGCTCTGCAGGAGCATGGGATCCTCCCAAAAGGCCACTTCTCCCACAAGCATGCAGCCAGAGCTGAGTAATGACACCCTGGGACAGTTCTTGCTTTGGGGTGTGGGCTGTGCTTGCGCTGACTACAGCTGGGATAGGGGAGTTAGGGAAGGATGGTTGAGTCTGAATGGAGCAGCAAACCCTGTGGGATGGCTGGCTGAGAGGCTTATGGAAAAGctctgggagaaaaaacaacttcaTAGACTAAAAGGGTAAGAGAAGTCAGTACCTAAGCAGGGTCTCTTTGTTCCACCACTGCCCAACTTCAAGATCTTCAAAATCTTCGTTGATCAGGTTGGCCTGAAGTTGGCTGCATGTCATGGGAAGAGACCCCCAACAAGCCCACAAAGATAATGTCACAATATTTTCCACAGGAAACAATAAGCCAGACACTGAGGCTGTGAGGCTGTTTTCAGACAAGGAAATGCTCAGTTTGCAATGCAAACAGGAAAGGGTGGCACTTGGAAAAGGAGCTTTCCTGTACCACAGACACCTTGGCTCTGCAGGACAACCCAGTGACCTGCTGGAAGAGGGATATGTCAGCGGGATGAGCAGCTAGTGAGGTCTATGGTGCATTGCCATGCATGAATAtgtcctcccagcagcagggagactTCTGGCTTCTTCacttctggtttcttttttggttttttccattttttttttcttcacttctggTTTCTTCACAAGGTTTCAGTCCAGCTCCAGCTCAACTGTGAGAATCCATGAACTGCCTGTAGCTGCAGCACCAGTAAGATCTGGGCAAACCCGGAGGGATGGGCTTTGAaagttctttcctttcctctgcctcAAAATTATCTTTGCATTCCCATCCCCCTCTGCCCCGTAGTGTTTCCAGCAGAAGGTGTTTGCTTTTCTCACCCACCTCgctgtgtttgcagcagcactgcccttcTTGTGTTTCTGGGTGTCATTTTTTCACCCAGCGTTACCTTACCCCGCTTTTCAAACCAAAatctgatttcagtggaaaagtCTACAGCCTCCAAAGCCCAGTCCTTTatccacaaaagaaaaagctgccgTGGTTATCCCAGGGCCGCCTTAAGCACCACTGGCTTTTTGGCGCTTTCTAATTACCTGATGACAGGCGGGGGATGATTTTAGCCAAAGGAGCAGTTGTACTCAGTGGAACCACCCagtaaatgagaaaatttcCAAAATAGCACCGCaggctgcagaaagcagagaagggaCTGGAGATCCCACTCAGCGCCTGCAAAAGGTGATCCCTGATGGCTTGGAGAGTTAAATTGCTGAGAAATTTCAGGGTGGGAAAGAAGGGTTCAGTTTGCAACAATTTCAGGAATTCCACAGGCGTGTTGTGTCTGGGTGTTAAAACTGTTACACAGGGGATTCATTACCAAAGGATGGGGATTTTCTAGTCTTACTGTGCTTTTAAATGTTTGCTGTAAGAAAATCCTCCTCAGGCTTCCACCTTCTCTCGCTTGCCTGttcccagcccaggcacagcagtggcagagctgggagctggatgAGCACCATGACTGATGTTTGACTTGCAGACAGCATTATACCCCCATGCTTTTGGGGTCAACATTAGCAACACTGGCCTGACCAGCTGCTCTTTGAGCTAAAGCTGTGCAGTTGAACCTGGAGGTTGCACTGGGCTGGGCGTTTGTAGCCACGAGCATCACCTGAAGTGAATGTGCTCTGAACTAAATGTGCTGCTCTTGAATCTTTTCAGTAAGGTCTGCAAGGCCTGGTCTGCCTTGTCCTGAGGCCACAGCTGAGCTGAGGccactctgtgctgggtgatGTGCAGAGCTGTCCCAGTGCTGTACTGTGACAAATAGAGCAATGCCAAAGGCCCTGGCTGGTTCCCACTCCCCTGTGAATACATGCAGACTTCCTGTGTGACCGCCACAGGCAGCTTTCCACATTGCAGtttccaaaacagcaaaacacacaggGACCTGACACACGGGGTTCTGACAGACTCCCCCTCCAAGACTGTGGCAgcataaatagaaaaaagaaacaacaaaccaaccaaacaaaaaacaggcTTAATTAAGGACTTCAAGAGCAGGAAATGTGCACACGTGTGCTTGCCAgagcacaaatattttcttttggagCTGCTTTCTCCAAGGGTTCAGTAAGGTGATCAAGGCTGGGTTACAGAGCGAGGGTAGCAAACAGTTCCCAGCCCCTCCGGAAGGCAGCGGCCACAGGGCACTGCTGTTCTGCATCCTTCCTCGTGCTCCAGCCTTTGGCTTTAGCCTCCCACAGTATATACTGAAGCTATTCAACCATTTGGCTAAAAGCAgatgaggagggaaagaaaacaaaatcagatgAGAGGGAGAAAGGCAGCTTTTGTGCTGCCTCTGTTTGCAAAAGACAGCCCAAACCCCTTTTGGACTAAGGTTTAATTTACTGGACTCTGGAGAGCTGAGATTCACAGCCCCTCAGCTGCTACAGGCGGTGGCACGTTGGGGCAGTGATAGGGAGTGGGTGGGGAGCCAGCTCTGATGGGTGAGCAGCTCCctcagaggggctgtgggacacACAGGACACAATGCAGGGTCCCCggctgctctggggagagcAGATCTGCTCTGTGACTCTTCTGCTACATGGACCTGTCCCAGGTCACCTGGAAGGAACAAAGGAAACCGGTCTGTGTAGACAGGAGCCTTCAGCTTGGCCCTTCCTGCTATTGTCCCTCTGCTCATCATGTCTGTTCCTGAGCACCTCCTGAAAGACTGCTGGGTGCTGCACAGCTGGGTTCACGTTTCCTGTTCCCCAGTCCAGACCAGTGGGTTGCTGTGCTGTCACTGGGGCAGAGAGatgctgcagcatttcagaCTTCCCCACAGTTCCCAGATGGTATGAAATTGCCCGGGTAGGAGCATCTCTTTCAGCCCATCTGAGACCTGCTCACCCATTTTCAACAGATGGATGAgataaaacaacaaacacagcTCATTCCCTTGCAAATGAAAGGAGACACTCGAATAGAGCAGGAATCCACTCTGCCCAAGAACCTTCCTGCCCCATTTCAAGGGACCAAGTCCCCCCACTCTGAagctcctgctgggctgtgggcagaACTTGGCCCGCAGAAGTCAGTGTCAGCAGGGTGCACAATGCCCAGCAGTCACAACAGGGGCCGCAGGCTTAATCTGTTTTGCACAGCTTCAAAAAACCCAGCCCACACAGCTATTGTCAGGGTGATCCCACCGATTGCATCAGAAGTCTGCATGGGACACGGGGCTGTCTCCAGGGCTCAGGGGGGGGGTGCCTGGGGCATTGTGGGGAGCAGCCCTGGTGTCCCGGGGCTGTCCCAGGCTCTGCAgacaaaccacagcacaggtttgtgctgtgctgctccacaaACAGAGCCTAAGGTCCTTTGGCTTTTGCCTTGCCTCTGGGTCTCCACTGAGCTGGTGAGGGTTGgtggttattattattattattattatatagtATCCCCACAAAGGCATGGGACAAAGGCAAAGGGTCTTTCTTTGGTGGAGAAAATCCTCATACCAgtatttgcatatatatttctctttattttttccttcctctacATCTGTCCAGTGCTACATGCTTGTGccttcccaggagcagccagcaaAGCAGGCAGCTCGGTGGGCATGATCCAATTTCCAGGGCAACTGGGACGGGACTGAGTCCAGAGTGTCCTCGACTCACAGTGCTGCTCTTATTTCTCCACGGTTTCCTCTCCATTTGCTTTCTTAATTCAGCCTGTCTTTTGCCAAGGAAGAGGCCAAAAAAGCAGACATGTGGCACATCCAGAGTCCTCCCCGCTGGCTTTACAACTGCTGGGAGATTTCTAGCTTTCCAGTTTCAGGAGCAGACCTCCAAGCTTGCCTTGCCCTGAGGTCAAAATATGTCAAAGTACGGTCAAAGCAAGAgcacaggaaggcaggaggCCAGTTCTGACTCTAaaggctctgctgtgctgagctgttgTCTCAGCAAGAGTCCATCTGAGGGAGACAGGGACATGTATCCTCAGGTATGGATCATCATCCTTTGCCACTAGTTCTGGTCACCTCCACTATGAGCACTATGAACCTGCTGAAGCTACCAGTGCTGGTGCGTCCAGAGAAAAACCAGAAAGGTGGGATCTCATTTCAGCTCAAGTGTCTCCAGAAATCATCTCAGCTTCCTTCCTGCCATCCCTTCCTGCCACCCActtgctttccttctccagtgGACAGAGCCAGTCTGTCCACAGCTCTTCTGGAGAGGGTCTCAGCATGCCAGTGGAATGGTGGGGCTCAGCTGCACCCTAGGCATTAGCAAGAAGCCAGCAAACCTTCCCTGTGAGCCACTCAGAGATCCAGTGAACAGCAGGAGCTGCGCTGGGGATCAATGCTGAAGAGTCACTTAGAGGCATGAACTGCTTTTTACCATGGAAAACAATAGACCCAACCCAATGAAAGAGGGTTTTAAAATTCATCCCTAGAGCGGGATAACACTGAAAACCTCCAGCTGTTATTTCCAGATTTGCAAACCCCACAGAGAAGCTGCCAATTCCTGCCAGAGAAGCAAACTTGCTTGTGTGTCTACACAAAACTGAAAGCCAGGCATTGCTCCCCAGGCCTGGCATTGTCCCTCTGCCACCTCTGTCTTGGCCCCGCAGCGCACGGGGAGCAGGGGGGAAAGTGTCTCTGTCCCAAGGGAAATGAACCCTCCCAGGTTTGCAGGACAGAGCTTACTCTTGGCCTAGAAGTGGTCAGCCTGGGACCACCCTCCAGGTGAGGCCATGGGTAGatgcaaagaaaagggaagTTAGTCCTTCTCTTCGTTTCTTCCACTGAGCTCCCAAAAAGTCAGAGAGAGGGATGAACCTTCTGATTCCACTGGAAAAGGTTGAACACAGACAGATTTGGGGAACGGTCAGAGAAAGAGATGTCATTTTGAATCCAGTCTTTTCACCCATACTTTCCATCCAGAAGCAGCACAGGTTCCCTCAGTAGCACTCACTATTTCTAAATCCTTGGAGGAAAACCAGCATGAACGGCCCAACCTGGAGCAAGATGACATCAGTGTCAGTCCAGGCACACCTCTGGCAGTGAGAACCTTTGTTCttgggggttggactggatgatatgtaaaggtcccttccaacccaaactcttttatgatTCTTCAGAGTTGcctgggggagaggagcaggaaaggagccctcaggcacaggcaggagccaagctccttcagcagctgcCCAAATGCCTTCACTGTTCACAGCTTCATCAGCCTCTGTGTGCATTGGAGAAGGGAATAGATGAACATTCCTACAGCAGGTTTGGTGTGAGCTGCCTGGATCCAGGCGGGTGACCACCAATAATCCCAAAGCATAGTGAGGTCTCCCTCCTGTTTTGCAGCTGAGTATCTCCAGAGAGGCCCAGACAATTCCCTGCACCATCCAACTCATCAGGAAAGCTGGTATTTCCCTCATTTCCCAgttccccccccctcccccctcagtgaacaacagaatattttgaacATTCATGCCATTAAAAATCCATTCCATTAATCCTGATAATAAACCCTGGGCGATCTTGCTTCTTGGGGTAGCATGGGCAGGCTAGCACAGGAGAGAGGATGTGGTGGGTACCTTTGTGCACATATGAAATTAAGGGACTGGGGAGAGTGACATCACCTCTGTAATTTTCTATTTAGTCTTTGTGGATTCCTGATAAAATTAACGTTCATTAACAGTCTTAGCATCACACAGCAATAAGTCCAGGGGCCTCTCCCTCAGAGCTCCAAtttcagggaagaattttttctccctgtttttcccaTGAAAGAGAAGCTTAAAAGAGAGTTCtccaaatctgattttttttttaaatcagattcTCATCTCTCCATCTCCTTAAACAGCTGCCCATAACATATGGAGGGCACAGGGAAACACTGCTAATTTTAGTAACAAGGTCCCGAGGGAGGGACCCAGCTCTGGGCCAGGCACAGGATGGAAAGTCACAGCGTTCACTCAGGGCCCCACATGACCTCGCTATTTTGGGGCTGCCCACGTCCCACCTTGCCCCAAGCCCACAGACATGGTGCAGCATCAGCCCTGAgccttcccacagcccagctATTCCTGCCCACAGCATCTCTCCTGCCCACAGTGACAGTTCCTGCCAAACCCTGGGCAAACGGGATGGGTTTTGAAGGGAAGTAAACAGGCTTCAGGGCTAAACTGAGATCCCCAGAACTCATCATGGTGAAGCAATGATGGATGAGGTATTTTCTACCCACATATGTCCGCTGTATTTTCAACCAGCTAAAGGGGGTTGCCCTCTGATCAGTGAAATTCCATTAAGCTCCACACAGATGATGCAAGTGATTCCTCCACTGACCGGCCCTTGCAAGGAACAGAATATTTATGTGTGGCCATAAAGATATGAATTACCCAGGGTAGGAAGATTTTGAGGAACTTGAATTCCACAGAGTAAAATCCAAGCTGGGCAGGGAAGTTTAGAGGGTCTCAAAAGTGAACTCAGAGATGATTTGGAGGGAGCCAGCAAGCAGAGATGGTGGGGAGGTCAGTGCTTTCACTTGGTGTCAGCCTGGAGTGATCGTGCttgtaaatcacagaatcatgagATGCTAAAATCCCAGAGCACTGTCAGCACTGCCGCTACCAGCCCAACCCACCCTGTTCCAACAGCTCTTCACATGGCTGCTGCATGGCAGGGACAGCTCAGGTTCCCAAG from Chiroxiphia lanceolata isolate bChiLan1 chromosome 15, bChiLan1.pri, whole genome shotgun sequence encodes the following:
- the ATOX1 gene encoding copper transport protein ATOX1 gives rise to the protein MPKHEFFVDMTCEGCSNAVTRVLHRLGGVQFDIDLPNKKVFIDSEHNVDTLLETLKKTGKNTSYLGEKSAQ